In Lentilitoribacter sp. Alg239-R112, the following proteins share a genomic window:
- the ychF gene encoding redox-regulated ATPase YchF, with amino-acid sequence MGFKCGIVGLPNVGKSTLFNALTRTAAAQAANYPFCTIEPNTGEVPVPDKRLDQLANIAGSKEIIPTRISFVDIAGLVRGASKGEGLGNQFLANIREVDAIVHVLRCFEDEDITHVEGKIDPVADAETIETELMLSDLESLERRTEQMRKRASSKDKEALTLLPVLDQALALLNDGKPVRHMLDGIDAEDHRILMGLNLLTSKPVLYVCNVAESDAGTGNDYSNAVKAMAETQGAHSVVISAAIEAEVAQLEDEEAAMFLEELGLDEAGLDRLIRSGYDLLNLITFFTVGPKEARAWTVKQGTKAPASAGVIHTDFERGFIRAQTIAFDDYISLGGEVPAKEAGKARDEGKEYVTQDGDVMLFKFNT; translated from the coding sequence ATGGGTTTTAAATGCGGAATTGTCGGTCTACCAAATGTGGGCAAATCTACACTCTTCAATGCTTTAACCCGCACGGCAGCAGCGCAAGCTGCCAATTACCCGTTTTGCACGATTGAACCAAACACTGGTGAAGTACCTGTTCCTGATAAACGCCTTGATCAACTGGCAAACATTGCCGGTTCAAAAGAAATCATACCCACTCGTATTTCATTTGTTGATATTGCAGGTCTTGTCAGAGGAGCCTCTAAAGGTGAAGGCCTCGGCAATCAGTTCTTGGCAAACATCCGAGAAGTCGACGCAATCGTTCATGTACTACGCTGTTTTGAAGATGAAGACATCACGCATGTCGAAGGCAAAATCGATCCGGTAGCCGATGCAGAGACAATCGAAACAGAGTTAATGTTGTCTGATCTTGAAAGCCTTGAACGCCGTACAGAACAAATGCGCAAACGAGCGTCGAGTAAAGATAAAGAAGCCCTAACACTATTGCCTGTCTTGGATCAGGCCCTTGCGCTACTTAATGATGGCAAGCCCGTCCGGCATATGCTTGACGGTATTGATGCTGAAGATCATCGCATCCTAATGGGTCTTAATCTTTTGACATCAAAACCAGTACTATATGTTTGCAATGTTGCTGAAAGCGATGCTGGTACTGGAAATGACTACTCAAATGCTGTGAAGGCAATGGCGGAAACACAAGGTGCGCATAGTGTTGTTATCTCCGCGGCCATTGAGGCTGAAGTTGCCCAGTTGGAAGACGAGGAAGCAGCTATGTTCTTAGAGGAACTTGGGCTTGATGAAGCTGGTCTCGATCGCCTGATACGTTCAGGCTATGACTTGCTTAACTTGATAACGTTCTTCACCGTCGGACCGAAAGAAGCGCGTGCGTGGACGGTCAAGCAGGGTACGAAAGCACCTGCATCCGCTGGTGTTATCCATACAGACTTTGAGCGAGGCTTCATCCGTGCGCAAACAATTGCCTTTGATGATTATATTTCTCTTGGTGGAGAAGTACCTGCAAAAGAAGCAGGTAAAGCGCGTGATGAAGGCAAAGAATATGTCACACAGGATGGCGATGTGATGTTATTTAAATTCAACACATAG
- a CDS encoding class I SAM-dependent methyltransferase, whose product MPAPLEKKIRDLITQTGPISVADYFAICLADPEFGYYMTKDPFGVAGDFTTAPEISQLFGEMIGVYLVQSWQTQAPVGPIRIIEIGPGRGTLMADALRVIAKLAPSLLEQATVHMVETSPKLRKIQKETLANYEDKLSWHNSFEDVPSGFFLLLANELFDAIPLRQFIKTDIGFRERTVTVNASDELAFSVGVAGIDSDLLPSNHKDQPAGTVFEIAPARVNVMTAIATRLVKEGGSALVIDYGYLATGFGDTLQAIHKHEFDPPLANPGQADLTSHVDFEMLMRTAHAAGAHIHGVMYQGDFLVGLGLLQRAGMLGQDKDHETQQEIRSAVERLVGEGSGNMGELFKVLAMSGQEVKLAPFVAQMDDPESANNLN is encoded by the coding sequence ATGCCTGCACCTTTGGAAAAGAAAATTCGAGATCTAATTACCCAAACAGGCCCTATCAGCGTTGCTGATTATTTCGCAATATGTTTGGCAGACCCTGAATTCGGTTATTATATGACCAAAGATCCTTTTGGCGTTGCAGGCGACTTCACAACAGCCCCTGAAATCAGTCAATTATTTGGCGAAATGATTGGCGTATATCTCGTTCAATCTTGGCAAACTCAAGCGCCAGTGGGTCCTATTCGAATTATTGAAATTGGGCCTGGTCGTGGCACACTGATGGCCGATGCTCTTCGAGTTATCGCAAAGCTTGCGCCTTCTTTGCTGGAACAGGCAACTGTTCATATGGTAGAAACAAGCCCTAAACTGCGTAAAATCCAGAAAGAAACCTTAGCTAATTATGAAGATAAGCTTTCATGGCACAACTCATTTGAAGACGTACCAAGTGGATTCTTTCTGCTCTTAGCGAATGAATTGTTCGATGCTATTCCGTTAAGGCAATTTATCAAAACGGATATAGGCTTTAGAGAACGAACAGTCACGGTTAATGCGTCAGATGAGTTGGCCTTTTCTGTAGGCGTTGCAGGAATTGATAGTGACCTTTTGCCGTCCAATCACAAAGACCAACCTGCGGGTACGGTGTTCGAAATAGCCCCTGCCCGTGTAAATGTTATGACCGCCATCGCAACCCGCCTTGTAAAAGAAGGTGGCAGTGCTTTGGTCATAGATTACGGTTATTTGGCAACAGGGTTTGGAGATACGCTACAAGCAATCCACAAACATGAATTCGACCCACCTCTTGCGAACCCGGGTCAGGCCGACCTTACAAGCCATGTCGACTTTGAAATGCTTATGCGCACAGCTCATGCCGCAGGCGCCCATATTCATGGCGTGATGTATCAAGGTGATTTTCTTGTAGGTTTGGGATTGCTCCAGCGAGCAGGAATGCTTGGTCAGGATAAAGATCATGAAACACAGCAGGAAATACGGAGCGCTGTTGAGCGGCTTGTTGGTGAAGGTAGCGGCAATATGGGCGAATTGTTCAAAGTCTTGGCAATGAGCGGGCAAGAGGTAAAGCTCGCACCATTTGTTGCTCAAATGGATGATCCGGAATCAGCGAATAATCTTAACTAG
- a CDS encoding DUF922 domain-containing protein, which translates to MLLTLGLLQQTSYAKTSFSKSYKYYEIGGTTIEDFWRNVALYGPRANRKFGVVGLTTFKLDIPYRYSNKNGKCQLTSVEIKLRSTISLPKWVDKSRSDKDMRIFWKALSGDVKRHEEKHVSIAESSFKALEMAILNIKPQRNCKALKKKINALSKQSERARNRAQNNFERDEIRGQKKRLSGLIELLRSN; encoded by the coding sequence ATGCTGTTAACTCTGGGTTTGTTACAGCAGACTAGTTATGCGAAAACCTCTTTCTCCAAGTCATATAAATATTATGAAATTGGCGGAACAACCATTGAAGACTTTTGGAGAAATGTCGCCTTATATGGACCCAGAGCAAATCGGAAATTTGGAGTTGTTGGCCTTACAACATTCAAACTGGACATACCGTATCGATATTCTAACAAAAACGGCAAGTGTCAACTCACATCAGTCGAGATAAAACTTAGAAGCACAATTAGCCTTCCAAAGTGGGTGGATAAGTCTCGATCTGACAAAGATATGCGGATTTTCTGGAAAGCTTTATCTGGCGATGTCAAACGCCACGAAGAAAAGCACGTGTCGATAGCGGAGAGCTCATTTAAAGCGTTAGAAATGGCAATTTTAAATATTAAGCCTCAACGCAATTGTAAGGCACTGAAAAAGAAGATTAATGCTCTATCAAAGCAAAGCGAAAGAGCACGAAATCGAGCACAGAATAATTTCGAACGAGATGAAATTCGTGGACAGAAGAAACGGTTAAGTGGGCTAATCGAATTATTACGGTCCAACTAG
- a CDS encoding fasciclin domain-containing protein codes for MKLLIKKTLAASLIALSATAANAASIVDIAANDDRFTTLVAAVKAAGLAETLAGKGHFTVFAPVNAAFDALPAGTVATLLKPGNKGKLTDILLYHVDDRKLTSGMLPHASIYIKPILASNRLCITKDKSGVTIGDSTGELANVVIADIKADNGVIHVVDKVLLPGSRPSCH; via the coding sequence ATGAAATTATTGATAAAAAAAACTCTTGCAGCCTCTCTTATCGCCTTATCAGCAACTGCCGCAAACGCTGCGTCTATTGTCGATATAGCTGCAAATGACGATCGTTTCACAACACTCGTTGCTGCTGTTAAAGCCGCAGGCCTTGCAGAGACGCTCGCAGGCAAAGGTCATTTTACGGTCTTCGCTCCCGTAAATGCCGCGTTTGATGCACTGCCAGCAGGCACCGTAGCAACATTGCTTAAACCAGGGAACAAGGGAAAATTGACAGACATTCTTCTCTATCATGTAGATGATCGAAAATTAACATCAGGTATGCTTCCGCACGCATCAATTTACATTAAACCAATTTTAGCAAGCAATCGGCTTTGCATAACCAAGGACAAATCAGGTGTTACAATCGGTGACAGCACCGGAGAACTGGCAAATGTCGTTATTGCAGACATCAAAGCTGATAATGGCGTCATCCATGTAGTTGATAAAGTTCTTCTACCCGGCAGCCGTCCTTCTTGTCACTAA
- the pth gene encoding aminoacyl-tRNA hydrolase encodes MLLIVGLGNPGPKYEKNRHNVGFMAVDRIIDRHNFTKSQKKFKANVFEGKLAGEKTLILKPDTFMNLSGESVGEAMRFYKLGPEDIFVIHDELDLAAGKVRIKQGGSPGGHNGLKSIDAHCGKEYYRFRLGIGHPGNKARVNSHVLGDFAKSDADWLLPLLTALAENAELIAKRDNAGLMNKISLAIKPQQKQIPEPMKDQSKKVKSHIHQARPKTTKPEPSGPMAEMLKKLLGKEED; translated from the coding sequence ATGTTGCTCATTGTAGGACTTGGAAACCCTGGACCAAAGTATGAAAAAAACCGACATAATGTCGGATTTATGGCGGTCGATAGAATTATCGATCGTCATAATTTTACAAAAAGCCAAAAAAAATTCAAAGCAAATGTATTTGAAGGCAAACTGGCTGGCGAAAAAACACTTATCCTGAAACCCGACACTTTTATGAACCTGTCTGGCGAATCCGTCGGTGAGGCTATGCGGTTTTATAAGCTTGGCCCTGAAGATATCTTTGTCATCCACGACGAACTAGATTTGGCAGCTGGAAAAGTACGCATCAAACAAGGCGGCAGCCCCGGCGGCCACAATGGACTAAAATCAATTGATGCACATTGTGGTAAAGAATATTACAGATTTCGTCTTGGTATCGGTCATCCGGGAAATAAGGCCCGTGTCAATTCTCATGTATTGGGCGATTTCGCAAAATCCGACGCTGACTGGCTTTTGCCGCTACTGACTGCGTTGGCCGAAAATGCTGAATTAATTGCCAAACGTGACAATGCCGGATTGATGAATAAAATTTCACTGGCCATTAAACCGCAACAAAAGCAAATACCTGAACCTATGAAAGATCAGAGTAAAAAAGTAAAATCTCATATCCACCAGGCACGACCGAAGACAACGAAACCTGAACCAAGTGGCCCGATGGCCGAAATGCTTAAAAAATTACTTGGTAAAGAAGAAGACTGA
- a CDS encoding ribose-phosphate pyrophosphokinase, with amino-acid sequence MKIFAGNSNQQLAEDICSYLNLHLGKSSVRRFADEEIFVEIQENVRGEDIFVVQSTSYPANDNLMELLIMIDAFRRSSARRITAVIPYFGYARQDRKVGSRAPISAKLVANLITEAGADRVLTMDLHAGQIQGFFDIPTDNLFSIPVFSRDIKERYEKGSLMIVSPDVGGVVRARALAKRHDALLAIVDKRRDRPGESEVMNIIGDVSGKDCLLTDDIVDSGGTLCNAAEALLENGAKSVTAYITHGVLSGGAIARIKASKLKELVITDSIQATPEVHSANNIRVIETSSLIGEAINRTASEKSVSSLFD; translated from the coding sequence ATGAAGATTTTTGCAGGCAATTCCAACCAGCAACTTGCAGAAGACATCTGCAGCTACTTAAACCTTCATCTGGGTAAGTCCAGTGTTCGGCGATTCGCTGATGAAGAGATTTTCGTAGAAATTCAAGAAAACGTTCGCGGCGAAGATATTTTTGTTGTCCAATCAACATCCTACCCAGCAAATGACAATTTGATGGAACTCCTGATAATGATCGACGCATTCCGTCGGTCATCTGCTCGACGCATCACAGCAGTAATACCATATTTTGGCTATGCGCGACAGGATAGAAAAGTTGGTTCTCGTGCTCCAATTTCTGCAAAATTAGTTGCAAACCTTATAACGGAAGCTGGGGCGGACCGCGTTTTGACCATGGATCTCCATGCTGGTCAAATTCAAGGTTTCTTCGACATTCCGACAGATAACCTTTTCTCAATTCCAGTTTTCTCTCGTGATATCAAAGAGCGCTATGAGAAAGGCAGTCTTATGATTGTCTCACCCGATGTTGGCGGTGTTGTGCGGGCTCGTGCTCTGGCCAAACGTCATGATGCACTTCTTGCCATTGTTGATAAACGTCGTGATCGTCCTGGCGAGTCAGAAGTCATGAACATTATCGGTGATGTTAGTGGTAAGGACTGCCTGTTGACTGATGATATTGTAGATTCTGGCGGAACACTTTGTAACGCTGCTGAAGCTCTTTTGGAAAACGGAGCTAAATCCGTTACAGCTTATATCACACACGGCGTATTATCTGGCGGCGCGATTGCTCGGATTAAAGCATCCAAGCTAAAAGAACTGGTGATCACAGATTCTATTCAAGCAACACCCGAAGTACATAGCGCAAACAATATTCGTGTTATTGAAACATCATCACTTATCGGCGAAGCCATTAACAGAACAGCATCCGAGAAATCGGTTTCCAGTCTGTTTGACTAA
- the pgeF gene encoding peptidoglycan editing factor PgeF yields MSQSSPQFITSKLITEQGIKHGFFTRRGGHSDGIFSSLNAGLGSGDDRDCVEQNRKDICSTLDINIQNLATLHQIHSNRVHTANSGISSDRPQADGIVSNTSGVAIGVVTADCGPVLFSDHKNAVIGAAHAGWRGALDGVLENTIIEMEKLGAERSSITACLGPTISQQNYEVGPEFYSRFIEKNKQLSVYFKQADKPGHFLYDLHAFIVNCLEQSNVHAEDLGICTYEEDENYFSYRRTTHRNEKDYGRQLSLIKLD; encoded by the coding sequence ATGAGCCAGAGTTCGCCTCAATTTATTACCAGCAAACTTATTACAGAACAGGGTATCAAGCACGGTTTTTTTACCCGCAGAGGCGGTCATTCAGACGGAATATTCAGTTCCTTAAACGCTGGCCTAGGATCTGGTGATGATCGGGATTGCGTTGAGCAAAACCGCAAAGATATCTGTTCGACGTTAGATATCAATATTCAAAACCTTGCAACATTGCACCAGATTCACTCAAATCGTGTTCACACAGCAAACAGCGGAATATCTTCAGATCGCCCGCAAGCAGATGGCATAGTTAGTAACACAAGCGGAGTTGCCATTGGTGTTGTAACCGCTGATTGTGGGCCTGTTTTATTTTCTGATCACAAAAACGCAGTTATTGGTGCCGCCCACGCCGGTTGGCGTGGCGCACTTGATGGCGTTCTTGAAAATACAATCATAGAGATGGAAAAACTTGGAGCCGAGCGCAGCTCTATTACAGCCTGTCTTGGCCCTACAATTTCACAACAAAATTATGAAGTCGGACCGGAATTTTACTCCCGCTTCATTGAAAAGAACAAACAGTTGTCTGTATATTTCAAACAAGCAGATAAACCAGGTCATTTTTTATACGACCTACACGCCTTTATTGTGAACTGTTTGGAGCAATCAAACGTACATGCTGAAGATCTAGGTATCTGCACTTATGAAGAAGACGAAAACTATTTTTCATATCGCCGGACCACGCATAGAAACGAAAAAGACTATGGGCGACAGCTATCTTTGATAAAACTTGATTAG
- the bluB gene encoding 5,6-dimethylbenzimidazole synthase: MKFNQDDTEALLQLLSWRRDVRHFERAPLTAQQIAKLLDAIDLAPSVGNSRPWRFVRVQSDTLRDRIYQNFLKSNSDAAGAYSGEDAEKYDKLKLAGLKEAPLQLAVFTDTEPSAGKGLGRQTMPETLTYSTIIAIHNLWLAARSMNIGVGWVSILERDRFAEMLDIPKEWQFTAYLCLGYPSFNSKTPELHEEDWQRNTKTEWIER, from the coding sequence ATGAAGTTCAACCAAGATGATACAGAGGCTCTATTACAGCTATTATCTTGGCGCCGGGATGTAAGGCACTTTGAACGGGCTCCCCTGACGGCACAGCAGATTGCAAAATTGTTGGACGCTATTGATCTGGCACCTTCTGTTGGAAACAGTCGGCCGTGGAGGTTTGTTAGAGTTCAAAGTGATACGTTACGTGACAGAATTTACCAAAATTTCTTGAAGTCAAACTCTGACGCTGCAGGTGCATACTCTGGCGAAGATGCCGAAAAATATGACAAACTGAAGCTTGCAGGACTAAAGGAAGCACCGCTTCAATTAGCTGTTTTCACTGATACCGAGCCAAGCGCAGGTAAAGGCCTTGGACGCCAAACCATGCCGGAAACACTAACTTACTCCACAATTATTGCTATCCATAATCTTTGGTTAGCAGCACGCTCCATGAATATTGGCGTTGGATGGGTATCCATTCTTGAGCGAGATAGATTCGCCGAGATGCTAGACATACCGAAAGAATGGCAGTTCACAGCTTATCTATGCCTGGGGTATCCATCTTTTAACTCGAAAACACCTGAGTTGCATGAAGAAGATTGGCAACGAAATACCAAAACAGAATGGATAGAACGGTAG
- a CDS encoding 50S ribosomal protein L25/general stress protein Ctc: MSNSENLKAVARERVGKGSARALRRNGQIPASIYGDKQSPVSIAIERKEATKRIHAGGFMTNLITIDVDGDKITVLPKDYQLDPVRDFVMHVDFLRVSKNTQVVVEVPVQFENEDTCVGIKRGGVLNVVRHTVEVNCPANSIPEAFTADLAELDMGDGIHISNITLPEGVTPTITDRDFTIATIASPGGKQDEADDAAEAEAAADAAPSEEAEE; encoded by the coding sequence ATGAGCAATTCAGAAAATCTCAAAGCTGTTGCGCGCGAACGGGTTGGTAAGGGGTCCGCCCGGGCACTTCGTCGTAATGGTCAAATTCCAGCAAGTATCTATGGTGATAAACAGTCCCCTGTTTCTATCGCTATCGAAAGAAAAGAAGCAACCAAGCGTATTCACGCAGGTGGCTTTATGACAAACCTTATCACAATTGACGTTGATGGCGACAAAATCACTGTTCTGCCAAAAGACTATCAATTGGACCCTGTGCGCGACTTCGTCATGCATGTGGACTTCCTTCGTGTTTCTAAAAACACACAAGTTGTCGTGGAAGTTCCTGTTCAGTTTGAAAACGAAGACACATGCGTCGGTATTAAACGCGGCGGCGTATTGAACGTTGTTCGTCACACTGTTGAAGTGAATTGCCCTGCAAACTCAATTCCTGAAGCCTTTACTGCTGATCTGGCTGAATTGGACATGGGTGATGGTATACACATTTCCAACATCACACTTCCTGAAGGTGTAACGCCAACGATTACTGATCGTGACTTTACAATTGCAACAATCGCCTCACCGGGCGGCAAGCAAGATGAAGCTGATGATGCGGCTGAAGCAGAAGCTGCAGCAGACGCAGCACCTAGCGAAGAAGCTGAAGAATAG
- a CDS encoding adenine phosphoribosyltransferase, whose translation MNDLQRQLKASIRTIPDYPHEGIMFRDITTLLSDPKAYRRAVDELVHPYVGMGISQVAGIDARGFIFGGAMAHQLSAGFLALRKKGKLPFETYSITYNLEYGEAELEIHADAIQKGEKVILVDDLLATGGTAEAAIKLLQGQGAEIVAACFVIDLPDLGGRKKIEDLGVAVRTLVEFEGE comes from the coding sequence ATGAACGATCTACAACGCCAACTAAAAGCTTCGATTCGCACAATTCCTGATTATCCTCATGAGGGAATTATGTTTCGTGACATTACGACATTACTTTCAGACCCCAAAGCCTACCGCCGCGCGGTTGACGAGTTGGTGCATCCCTATGTGGGAATGGGGATTTCGCAAGTTGCTGGTATTGATGCCCGAGGATTTATTTTTGGTGGGGCGATGGCTCATCAGTTGTCTGCGGGATTTCTTGCACTACGCAAGAAAGGTAAACTGCCATTTGAGACATACTCCATCACGTACAATCTTGAATATGGAGAAGCAGAGCTAGAGATACACGCCGATGCTATTCAGAAGGGTGAGAAGGTCATTCTCGTAGATGATTTGCTGGCGACTGGTGGTACTGCAGAAGCAGCAATTAAACTTCTTCAGGGTCAAGGGGCTGAAATCGTTGCGGCTTGCTTTGTGATTGACTTACCTGATCTGGGTGGACGAAAGAAAATCGAAGATCTTGGCGTCGCAGTGCGAACACTTGTGGAGTTTGAGGGAGAATAA